The nucleotide window AGCTCAAAAGAGAGTACCCAAAACCTATTATTGCTTTAGTAGAGAATATATGCACTTCAGGAGCATACCTGGTTGCAAGCGCATGCGATTATATCATTGCCCCAGAATCAGCCATCATTGGCGATATTGGACAAACATTTTGCGCATGGCAACTTCAAAAACTAAATGAAGAAAAAAACAATAATTTCGAAGGAATAGCAAATGAATCGTATCAACAACTGACCAAACAAATTGCCTTGAGCAGAAAATTATCGCTCACTACTACTGCTAACTGGGCTGATGGAAAATTTTTCACGGGAACTCAAGCACTTGCGCTGGGATTGATAAACGAAATTGGTTCAATGTGCACAGTCATAAAAATAATCAAAGAGAAAGCGCTCATTGAAGGTGAAATTGAATGGATTGAACAATCAAAAAACAAACCTCATGCAACATCTTCTTTGGAAATGAGCGTACAATAACGTAATGTGTTGAAGTCTAATATTGGCTTAATAGTAATTGTATAAAATAATTCACCTTTATCTGCCGCAACTACCTTACCCAACGCAAAACCTTTGGGGAAAACAAGACCTTCACCACTAGAAAGTACTGCATCCCCAACATCAACTGACTCCAAATGACTCACATAGCGCATTATTGTGCGTGTTGTATCATTAACGCCTTCATGAATTCCGCTTGCACCCACCTTCGCTAAAGCTATGGCGGTCAAGCCCTTCTTTGTTAACGTGTCCGCCGGAGTTTTAGCGACGGAGGAAGCAACTTTACAATCAGCATCGGTAATCAGGCACACTTTGCAGTACCATGGATATACTTCAGCAACTCTTCCGACAATATTATTGCAATAAAGCGCTACCATATCTTTTTTTATACCTTGGCAACTGCCAGCATCAACAAGAAAGAACTGATAACTTGATGAAAAATGACGTGCTAATATTTGTGCGATATAACCATTACGCAATGTATATCTTTTATTAAAATTACGTAATTCACTCGTTTCTTGCGCATAATCATGCATAGCTTTTAATGCGATATTTTCAGCAAAAAGTTTTTCATTTTCCTCCTGCAAACGCTGAACATGCCCTTCAAGACCTGCTACTGTTGTCCGACGGTCAAACCACCCTGCAATTGGAACAACAATCAACTGTTGAATACGTAACAGTGGATATAAAACGGATGATGAAATTGTTCCCACTACGGAGGCGCCAACATTCACACAATGCCGAAAAATAAAAAATGATATGATGACAAAAACAATGACCACAATTACTTTATTCTTTTGCACAGCATAACTCTTGCTTTTGATAATAAATCATTCTATGGTAAGCATCACCAAATTGACCACAAAAATCAATGTATAAAAAAAGGAATTTTAATGATGAAACGCATTACCTTTTTAACAGTAACACTTGTAACTCCATTCATAACTCATTCCATGGATGGTCCAAAATATGTTACCCCCGAGGCAATCATTATACACAAAAAAGATGTGGTTAAACTTCGCCTAACAACGTATACCATGCTGCAAAATTTTCAATCAGATGAGAAAAAAAGCGCATATCGTTTAATAAAAGTAATCGAACAAACCAATTGTCTAAAACAGGCATGCATAACTGAAAGAGAATTAGGATTTCTTCTGTTTAATCAAAAACCATCTTTTGGAAGCTCCATCTTTTCTAACAGCACTATTGATCACTTCCATGCAAGCGTATTTTTTGAACGCCTTGGCAAGTATAATCAAAACCTAGCGCAACAAGTACATATATCTCCTAACAAAGCACAGCTTAATCTTCATTGGAAAAATCAACATCTACATAAAATAGCAGCCAAGAGTACTGCATTTGGAATCACTATTCCTGAATCAACACTTACTGAAAAAGTAATACCAACTCTACCAGCCGTTGATGTAGCGGCATTCGATGCATTAATGTTACACATCGGTAAAATGATTCAAGAAGATTCTAAAATTATGAAAAAAACAGCCAAATTGATATACCATAATGAACTAAAAAACCAACCAGCACCAATCTCACCAGAAAATTTTCAAAACTTAGAAGATACTCACTAAGAATTTATTTTCAAAAATAACTCATGTTCGCTCATTGTGGACAGGAGTTATTTTTTGCAATAAAAGGCTTATTTGCCCATTTATAAGACCCATGATACAATAAAGTCTACTGTTACTTGAACTTTCCAACACTATGGATCTTTATGCCTTATGATATTTCGGCTAACACGCGGTCTTTGTACATCCATTGGCCGTTTTGTCCTTATCGTTGTCATTACTGCCCTTTTATTGCACTAGCATCGCACGATCCATTCATGGAACGATATCATAATGCTTTAGTCAAAGAAATTAAAGATTTTGGCACACATTACACAGAAAAATTACCTCTCGATACCATCTATTTTGGCGGGGGTACTCCCAGCACCTATCCTGATCATCTGCTACTTGACATGTTTGGTATACTAAGAGAGTTCTTCAACTTTGATGAAAAAACAGAAATAACGCTTGAGGTCAATCCAGGAACAGTACGATTTGAGCAATTAGCTTTATGGAAAAAATTGGGAATTAATCGCATCAGTATTGGCGTACAAAGCTTGAATGATTCAGTGTTACAAAAACTGAATCGCTTACAAAAAGCAATAGATGTTTATTCTTTGCTTGATAATGCACCCAAATATTTTGATAACATCTCTGTAGATGTCATTTTGGGACTACCGGGAGTGAGTGCAACTGAATGGGAAGAGTTGTTAGCAAAAATAGTTACATGGAACATCACGCATGTATCAATGTATGTTTTAGAAGTTCATGACAGCACTCCACTGTTTTTTAATGTTAAATCAAAAAAAGTTATGTTGCCATGCGATGATGATGTTGTTAACGGATACCATTGGTCACGTGAGTTCCTCGCTAGCCATGGTTTTACTCAATACGAAGTTTCCAGTTTTGCACGAATGGGAAAAGAATCGCGACATAATACCACCTATTGGGAACGCAAACCATATCGTGGCTTTGGACTTGGCGCATGTTCCTTTGATGGAACAACCCGCCTACAAAATGAAAAAAATCTTATTAAATATTTGGAAAGCATCGAACAAAATAAATATGAACCGATATTTACAGAAACAATCACCAAAGACCAAATATTTGCTGAAAAAATTATGCTCGGATTAAGAAGAATAAAGGGGGTTTGTTGGGAAGAAATTAATAATGATTTGAGTAGTGAACAAAAAGAGAAATTTAAAACAACAATCGATCTGTTGCAAGAAAAAAAATTAATTACCGAGAATAATGGACGGCTACAACTAACCCCCGCTGGATTAGTAGTAGAAAACGAGATTATAACAAGACTTTCTTTATAAAAGTCATTTTTTCTTTAATAAACTAAAAAATGTGTGATATTTATAGTACTTATTTATGTAAGTTAGGGTATTCATGGCAAAACATGTTGGTGTAAAATTACCAGAAGATTTATTAGCAGTTTTAGCAAAGGGACAAACCGTAGGGATTCTTGCAACGTTCTCTGAAAAAGGTCTGCCCAATACAACTCCTGTTCAGTGTATTGCAGCAAAAGGGCTTGAAAGTATTTTACTCACCATTCACAAAGACCACACCGGATATCACAACATGGTGTGGCAAAAAAAAGTTATGATCTGCTTTTTAGATGAAGGCAATGTTGCTTACAGTGTTTTAGGCCGTGCAGGCGTTGTACGTGCACCATCAATCGTGCATCCTTTTATGAATGTTGTTCGCATTGATATTATTGATATTAAATCTGATAGATCAGTTCTAACTAAAGTAGAAAGTGGTGTACGATGGAGCTATACTTCATCTGACGCTGAAGAACTATCAAACGCTTTGATGGATGAAATAAAAGAACTCTCCGAAAGTCTTTAAAAATAAAAAGGGAGATAGATTATGATTACGCATATAATGATGATAATGATGCTCAGCACAGTATCATTTTTTAGTTTTTCTCAAGAAGCACCTGCTACGGAAGAGCAAACAGTAGTTGAAGAGGTTGTTACAGAAGATGTTTCTTCACCGCAAGAAACGCCAGTCGCAGAGCAAGAAGAAACACCTCAGGAAGAAGCACAACCAACTGAATCCTCCGTCGCCCCTCCTTCGCCTGAAGCTTCTGAGGGCTCTAGCGAGGCTATGGAGGACAAACAAGAAACAGAAACTCCATCACAAGAAGAAACACCATCCTCCTCCGCTGAAGCTCCCTCCTATGCTGAAGCTTCGGCGGACACGTCAGCGGACAAACCAGAAGAACCCTCCCTGCCTGCTGAAACAACAGAAACTGTTGTTGTGGAAGTTGATGCATCGACACCAACAAGCATAATACTACCTCCTGAGCCTGAACCAGTAGAGGAAGAACCTGTAGTCACTCCAGAAGAAACACCTGAGCCTGAACCATCAGGTATCGATACTGTTTCTCTTGAAAACCCTCAAGGAAATTGGTTATTCAAACGTATCTGGTGGGAACGCGCTGAAGAACGTTATGAAAAAATTCGTCTTCTTGTTGATGCAATATGGGAGTCGCGTACTCAGTTTTTTATCAAACGAAACAACCTTGATAGAACCGTTTTAGACCCTTTCTACATTAATATTGGCATTGACCAAGGTGAACTCCAAATCATACTTTCTGAAATCAATGAATTCCTCGAAAAACAACGTGAACAACAAGGTGATCTCACTGAACAAGAACGCATGCTCTATGAAACATATGCAACAGATGAAGAAGCATTAAAACAACTCAAACTTGATGTTGAATCGATCTCCAACCTTGACCACGCTATTGATGATGCGCTCATTAAACTCATGGATCAAATCAATCGCGTAAGACAATATGAAGCGCAAGCATGGGATAACTTCAAAGAAATTGCACACATATTAAATGATATACGAGCACGTGAACTGTATTATATGATCGAAGGTTCCGCGCGTAATATTAAAAATATTAGCATGTATCTCGAACAAGAATTCTTTAAACACTTCGACACACTTGTTAATGACGCAACAAAACACGTAACTCGTGTACAAAATCAAATAGAAGCTCTCAAAGAAAAAGGCGTTAACTTCCAACGTCAGGCAGAACTACTTGAACAAAAAGAACCGCAAGAGAATGAAGATGAGAATGATGAAGATGAAGACGTTAAACCAAAACTCGGCTGGTTTGGTTGGATTGGATCATTATTTTCGGATACTTTAAGTTATATTTTCTCCATTATTCGACTACCCTATGACATGATTTTTGGGAAGTAGAAAAAGTTAGTACCCTTCGATACTTTTTGAAGACAAAACACTCAGGGTGAGCGGAGAAAAAAATACGAAATCCCCTTCCGCTCGTCCTGAGTGTTCTTCTAGCTTTAGCGAAGAAGAATGTATCGA belongs to Candidatus Babeliales bacterium and includes:
- a CDS encoding S49 family peptidase, coding for MTLFESVKTILILILFVYAAPFLIENIKKQYMPLLEPHTYIGVLQITRPLHNSFCITEGLHCFFKDPYIKGIVIKIDCSNTASGSSQTIFHDIRQLKREYPKPIIALVENICTSGAYLVASACDYIIAPESAIIGDIGQTFCAWQLQKLNEEKNNNFEGIANESYQQLTKQIALSRKLSLTTTANWADGKFFTGTQALALGLINEIGSMCTVIKIIKEKALIEGEIEWIEQSKNKPHATSSLEMSVQ
- the mreC gene encoding rod shape-determining protein MreC, which translates into the protein MQKNKVIVVIVFVIISFFIFRHCVNVGASVVGTISSSVLYPLLRIQQLIVVPIAGWFDRRTTVAGLEGHVQRLQEENEKLFAENIALKAMHDYAQETSELRNFNKRYTLRNGYIAQILARHFSSSYQFFLVDAGSCQGIKKDMVALYCNNIVGRVAEVYPWYCKVCLITDADCKVASSVAKTPADTLTKKGLTAIALAKVGASGIHEGVNDTTRTIMRYVSHLESVDVGDAVLSSGEGLVFPKGFALGKVVAADKGELFYTITIKPILDFNTLRYCTLISKEDVA
- the hemW gene encoding radical SAM family heme chaperone HemW: MPYDISANTRSLYIHWPFCPYRCHYCPFIALASHDPFMERYHNALVKEIKDFGTHYTEKLPLDTIYFGGGTPSTYPDHLLLDMFGILREFFNFDEKTEITLEVNPGTVRFEQLALWKKLGINRISIGVQSLNDSVLQKLNRLQKAIDVYSLLDNAPKYFDNISVDVILGLPGVSATEWEELLAKIVTWNITHVSMYVLEVHDSTPLFFNVKSKKVMLPCDDDVVNGYHWSREFLASHGFTQYEVSSFARMGKESRHNTTYWERKPYRGFGLGACSFDGTTRLQNEKNLIKYLESIEQNKYEPIFTETITKDQIFAEKIMLGLRRIKGVCWEEINNDLSSEQKEKFKTTIDLLQEKKLITENNGRLQLTPAGLVVENEIITRLSL
- a CDS encoding pyridoxamine 5'-phosphate oxidase family protein, which encodes MAKHVGVKLPEDLLAVLAKGQTVGILATFSEKGLPNTTPVQCIAAKGLESILLTIHKDHTGYHNMVWQKKVMICFLDEGNVAYSVLGRAGVVRAPSIVHPFMNVVRIDIIDIKSDRSVLTKVESGVRWSYTSSDAEELSNALMDEIKELSESL